The genome window aggtgctaataaatagtcaaaatcctcacttatcaactcctccaaacttaagtctttgcttatcctcaagcaaataaattagttcccacctccaaacgttaagggtcatttcagtgattcaaaggtgagccatccacacatcagttgggaccaataattacccacattactcatgtattatcaacaaggcgacaagttaaacattcatgcacatatagttgtAATGTAACATTttagcttcaagaattgactttactcatcaaggactcttgctctatcatgtaggtcatggtggactccaaactcttcctcctctactttccatttgctaGGCTCACTTTAGAAATTTGGAACtaaatccaaagatttatgaaaggttcactcatctctctcaagagaatgccataagtacgacttcaagtaccataggcttgcccctcatgtagatcgccactaacgTAAGCTCACAcggcttgaaatcaagtaggatttctttcgggatgtaatgaaggcttttgggtaAAGATCGGATACATtatgggtgagtggttacacattttcttaagcactccatctttcaattctcggctcacactttgccaattcttagaggcactttcttttcattggggactagagagacttaacatcactcttctttgatcatttcattctttttctccctttttgatttctccatgtttgggatcattacctctttttggatccattcaacccttccacttattcactttttgtgcttttcttttcttgccttctcttctcatagagatcatttcttttctctttttgtgccttgatacctttttcaagttcctcgtctctcccccaaacttacctTTAAGCCGTTTGTTTCACGAGAGTGAtaaaggaaagctcgggtgccaagagaaggTCACGaccaaacgggtaaaggcttataacatggttatcaaatgagaaaggctagaggctcaaaggggttgactaggtataatgacattggttggcaatagaaaactcaaaagAGCCaaagagagcctacaatcacttttcagaccaagcaaaacttaggatttcgccttaaaacacattcggggcaagttctagaccattcgcattgatacttggactagcaacaattcatctcacccctcaaGCAACCCGATTGTTAAAGAGGACAGAgccgagggcccacaacgaccacattcaagtttaaagatcgcTATGATCCAATTAAACCACTCTATGATTGtgaaagtcaacacaagagtcacaagagtcacaaagtcactaactagagctatttctttcaaaaaccttgtctctAACTTTAAGCACGtaattaagtgtgttggtaccaattaaagcatggttgactcttcgagcatgacttaattaggtctttttattcattactactactattattacctaaacacaaaaatggactcattcccttaagaaggttgtctcgTCATCCATCGTTTGGACAAgttacccggttcacacaacaactacctttggaaagaaccatggcattaagaagatcaaaggcttattatctactaaaacataaaaataagctactaaatcaaacaaagaagctactaatcAAACCAAGaactaataaagaaacaaaaataaagaagctaataagcaaaaactactaaagatagaatgaatatacataatgagagaaagagagtatatatacataataagaaaagagaaaataatatcaagttattataGGCCAAACATCTCAGAATGTATCAAATATAATCAACAaactccacccccccccccccgaataaagataagcattgtccccaatgcttaacaaaataagagtaaaagagggaaatgagtgaagaaaactccctatggctccttggacatctttgtgtccccagcaatgtcaccGCCCGCAGGATCATCTAACTAAatatcatcatcctcaactctaggtgtggctgggttggtgaacatctgacgtactgcctcggcagcaaggtctggctcctcagactgccCAGCTGGTGCCACCGGTGTTGTTGGTGCTATAGGATCTGGGCCTGAATGGTAtgggtcaatcagcatgtcaaatGGGAGATCTCCGGCTGTAGCAAGCCTGGTCacctgtctccggagcttgtccactgacttcttgctggcctaggactttctcatcttcttttcttcttttcccagatcttcgatcactgacccatgCTAATAGTATTCTGGTTCTCAAGGAGCTTTTTCAATGTTTCTTCAATTGTCAGGGGAAACTGAGGTTCCTAAGCAGAAGACTATgctacaatagtactggaaaagtcagacagctttgcagtgattgtctgcatctagttgttgaggcttgccaatgtttgggagactcgcagcacagAGACTGGGCAGTAGGCataggcaccggcttcaaagccgaggtgggagTTGTGGCAGGAACTTCAGTAGGGGCTGTGGAGGATGACTGAGGCATATCTACGACACTGGAGGAAGGCTCGGctgaagtggatggaacatcaactgcctcAGCGGCTACCGTAGCTGGCTCATTAGACTGGCCCGCGGTGGTAGGAGGCTGAACTTTTGTCTTTTGATTGTtcgcatccatcagtgaataccaTGTAAAAGGCTTCTTCAGCCTCGCCTTTATGTCATAATCCCTCAGCTCCGCCCTTGCATCCGTGAGATATTTTGtcaatagtgttgggatacgggtaggatgagtcatcttgccgagcaatcactgagatgttagctgacatcacggcacccacatggATAGGGTACTCGGCCATAATAGACGCAACCAGAACTGCCAGAGGAATCGGGAGGTAAGTCTCATTCTGACTCGGGTCCAGTCTGCTGCAGACAAAAGTTTGCCACCCCCTCACCCCGAAACTGAGAGTGCTCCAGTGGATAGGAACCCCAGAGGCAATCCATGTAGGTGGTGGCCCCGATGTTACTAGAATCTCCGCTAACCAAGGACGGGCTGCGTCTCCCAATGCATACTTCTCCAAATATTACTTTGGCTCAACATCTTCGAATCCTAAGTACTTGTTGAGTGTATGttgatcaaatctcacttttaAGTTCCGTACATTAGTCACTTTTGTCCCTTTTTTGATGTGATCCATATTTGTATAGAATTCCTGGACCAGGTACTCTTTGGCGTCCACTATACTTTGAGTGAACCATATCCACCCCTTATGTTCCCTGAACTGTCTCAGCGCTGCTGGGTTGTACCTCTCCAAACTTTCAATAGAAATTGTCGCTCGAAAGTTAGCGACCTCACTGTCCACCATGTACGAAAGCTGGTGAAGGCAACCAAGCTAACAAAttggtcctcccaaacctctttatTCTTTGACCTTTTAAGGCTGGCAgttgtagcatctccccctctatCATCATCGGGGATATCCTGAACTGGTGTAACTTgtgcctcagggacaggtgtggccgatggctcagaagcctgactagcactcttCGAGTCCTCGAAAGTTCTATGAGATAAGGAAAGATCGTCCCTGAGTTGGTACCTCCCTTGCGGCATTGACTATACGGCCAGCTGCTCCTGAACAAAGGCTGAGTtaccctctgatgcttccctagacgggacatatgaGCTCGTGTCAGAACGATCTACACCTCTCCCCCTGTCGGTTGTAGCTTCCTTTGCAATTGTCTTTTGTTAGACAAGGGAAAGGGCACTCTTACCTCGACCccgagaaggttcacccctccctttagaaGTGTCGCCTttgcctctagatcgaaccattatctgtatcaagcaaatgcgattgttagttgcaattcaatgttcaaacaTACACAGGAGATATGTAAGTATACACCAGAAAACACAGTGAGGTTCAGAGTTAAAGCCTGCTTGCAACAGAAGGATCTGCAGTCCGCGTAATTTACTTGCGGCCACAGATGAGGCCTTGCAGATAACACAATTTTgatttgcggccgcagaagtaaagtgcggtccgcataatttcacTTGCGACCGTATCTATGAAACCCAAATATGCCAACTTTTTGATGACAGATAATTAACTTATGTGTGGCCGTAACACGAtttttgtggtccgcacaattaaactTGCGGCCGTGCATTGGAGTCTCACAGTAGGGACTCTCTGATGATAGTAAAATTgtatttctgcggccgcaatgggaATTATGCAGTCCGCACATTTTACCTTGTGATCGTAGATCCCTTCTTCACTAATGATACCTAAGAATCAATTTCTACGAACCGCACAAGTTcaggtgcggccgcagaattcaaaaTTACGAACAGTTTAGTTATTTCAttctaggttttgcaattttgTGCACAATTTGATATGGTAACGTCATAGAGACATGAAAAAATGTTGACCTAGTCCCCATAGAGAATATATTAGTTAACCCACTacagatttacccccacatgAATGCGCAATTTAattctattgacaaatggcctaaaatgacttaaaatctacaaattaaaagaaaaagagtaacaagaaaatgaaacataccagatgaatgagtgtgatgagtgactgAACAAAGGTGTTATGTGTGTGGACAGATGGATTCACCAAGAAATTGCAAGAGAGTACTGTTTTTGTGCTCATAGAGGGAAAGCAAAAATTGTACAGTAGCCTCtattcctctatttatactaCATGGTTTTGCTATGGTAAGGAAGGGCGAGTGTGGTtgcacaattcatgtgcagtccgcactctgttacctggtgaCCTTAACTCGGCACCTCGTCTGCGGTCTGCACaaatttgtgtgcggccgcagatttcatgTTGAGGCTGTAGATTTCCTTTTACGGTCGCGCTTTGACCTTTTCTCTGATAGgctaaacttcagagagttgaccTTTTCCACCTttcatttgtgcggtccgcaagataaTTGTCCGGCCGCATTGCACTTTTGCTGCAGCAACCATAAATGTGTGGTCTGCACAAATCAACTGCGGTTCGCACTTCTTTCAACACTTAGCCACATTTTTTTCCACAGTTCATGTAAGTCACACTcagccctgtagcacacttcaaatcaagttagaacaaaaATAACACATATCTACCAAAGGAAAAgtaaaagaaacatgggttgcctcccaagaagcacctgGTTTAACTTCGCGACACGACATaaaataccatcaattgaaatgaataACAGCCACGACGTGGCTATATCCAACCTTTCCCAAATATtgcttcacccggtgactattgactcagaatacttcattatttttgtccttcaagtccaatgcatcaaaaggtgtcacacccgtaatttcaaaaggaccactccatttagactttaacttCCCGGGatacatcctcaaccttgagttgaacaacaatacaagatcgcctACCTTggactctttgttccaaatgtatttgtcatgaagatatttcatattttctttgtacaaggacgaacttgtgtaggaatggtaccggaactcatctaattcattcaaatgtgcaaccctcaagttagaggctacatcccaatcaagattcaacttctttagagcccacatggccttgtgacCAAGTTCCACCGGAATGTGACAAGCTTTcctgaacaccaaccggtatggtgaCATTCTAATAGGTGTTTTACAAGTCATCCGATAAGCTCATAATGCattatcaagcttcttggaccaatccgtctggttagcattcactgctttggacaaaatactcgttatctcccggttggagactttcacttgaCCGCTGGCTTacggatgatagggagtcgtgactttatgagtgacaccatacttgctaagacAAGTGTCGAAagatttgttgcaaaaatgtgagaccccccctccccccgtcGTTTATAAttgcccgcggagtaccaaaccttgtgaaaatattcttcttcaagaacgctaCCACATTTCTCGCCTTATTGTTAGGTAGAGCAACggtttcaacccatttagacacataatccaccgcgaccaagatgtaggtgtttccacaagaactcacaaaaggacccatgaagtcaataccccacacatagaaaatatcaatctccaaatggtagtgagaggcatttcgtttttctttgagattccaccggcccgttgacattcatcacatcttttcactagctcactagcatccttgtagagagtgggccaatagataCCGCAACTCAGCACGTTGGCTGccattcttgctccaccatgatgaccaccatatagAGAAGAATGACAATCCCCAAtccaccttgctcttcttccaatacacatcttctaatcacctcaTCCGTACAAAttcggaaaaggtatggttcatcccaatcaTAATCTTGAaaatcccatttgagcttcttcctttggtttgaagagagctcatccgggatgattccacacataaGGAAACTTGCAAGATCCGCGAACCATGTCACCTATTTCATTGAAATAtacaagagttgctcatcggggaaggagtcattgatttcaaggccatcatgcggcctcccctcctcctccaaacgataCAAGTGGTCTgtcacttggttttcactcccttttctatcttggatgtcaatatctaATTCTTGCAAcaaaagaacccatctcatcaaccgagttttggagtccttcttgctcataagataacaaaGCGCCGCATGATCTGTGTGgtctttgcacccatcaagtacgggtagaacttctcaattgcaaacacaatggcggGGAGCTCTTTCACCATAatggtgtagttgacttgggcattatTCATGGTCTTCCtatcatagtagaccggatgaaaaatcttgttgatgcgttgccccaaaacagccccaaccgctacgtcacttgcatcatacatgggttcaaaagggacactccaatttggagcggtgatgatgggagtagttgtcaacttgaaattcaacaattcaaaaaCTCTCATCTCTGGTAGAAACCCGCGtagcctaagaaactccgcacaccctttaccgaagttggaggtagaagtttagaaatcaactcaatctttgccttgtcaacttcaattccattctttgagattatgtggccaaggacaatgccttcctcgaccatgaaatgacatttctcccaattgcgcaccaaatttgtttcttcacatctttccaacactttatccaaatttgcaagacaatcatcaaaagaatctccaaccacccagaagtcatccatgaaaacttcaaggtagtcctccaccatgtccgtaaaaatagccatcatacacctttgaaaagtcgtcggtgcattgcacttaccaaatggcatccacttagaggcgaaagtaccatagggacatgtaaaggtagttttctcttgatcctctcgagcaataagaatttggttatatcccgaatacccatcaagaaagtaaTAGAAAGCTCGGCCGGCCAATctgtcaagcatttgatctaagaaaggaagtggaaaatgaccattccttgtgactttgttgagcttgcgatagtccatacacactctccaaatGGTCattgttcttgtaggaatcaactcattcttgtcattggtgaccactgtcatgccacccttctttgggacacattgaaccggagaagtccatgaactatcggagatAGGGTAgataaccccggcatccaaccacttgataatctccttcttgacaacttcttacATAGCCTCATTGAGACTCCTTTGAttttcaatagatggtttggcgccttcctcaaagttgatcttatgcatgcaaaatgcaggGCTTATCCTCCGAATATCTGCCAAATTCCACCCTACAGCCCTCTTCCTCTTTTGTTGCACCTCCAAagtggagtctacctgcacgaTAGTAAAACAAGATGAAAAAATAACCAGTAAAGTAGAACAgggaccaagaaattcataccgaagatgtggaatcaatggcttcaactccaaggtaggaggctcttcaatagaaggctttgtaggaggagttgtcctattttcaagatccaagggcAATTTTCGGgatgcatagttgtacgaccccattccttgcaaagagttcacacattccatgaagccatccatctcgtcatcatcaaagttgagcaaaatggcctccaacatatcacccacatagatcatagcacttgtatcatcaacaataacatcggtcaccaaatccacaaaagagcacacctcattgctattcggttgccgcattgacttacacacatggaaaaccactttttcatcaccaacccagaATGTAAGTTCTCCGGATTCAACATCACAAAAagccttccctgtagcaaggaaaggtcttccaagaataatcggcatcTCATAATCAACTACACAATCTAGAATCACAAAATCCgttagaagaatgaatttatcaacacgaaccaagacatcttcaatcactcccaaaggtatcttcatagtacgatcggccattttcaatctcatagaggtggccCTTGGTTttccaattcccaaggtcttgaaaaccgaatgggccatcaaatttatacttgccACAAGACCACAAAGAGCTTTTgtaaactcggcacttccaattgtacaaggaatcgtgaaagcaccgggatcctccaacttacgAGCCATTATATGCACAATTgaactcacttgatgagtgactttgatggtatcaaaattcattgaccgattctttgtcacgagatccttcataaactttgcatagcgGGGcgtttgttccaaagcttcaactaatggcacattgattgagagactcttcatcatttgaatgaacttcttgaattgattctcgccatctttcttggcaagtctttgagggtatggaggtggaggcttaggaaatggagccttagccttttgcaatatcggctctggtatgtcaataatgtgatccctagacgggttcacctcctcttgagtctcttccacactatcatcaatatcaattagaacttcatcatttgattgcaccacattgttcgggacctATTCTTCtagtaccacttgctcatcatccacaagttgccttttacttgaggtaggtgcattcccacctcttccactttttGTAGTAATAGCCATGGCATACCCCGTGTtatttccaccctttgggtttaccactgtgtcacttggtagtgcccccttaggacgagaatttagagcttgagagatttgccccatttgcacttctaagtttcacatcgatgtgttgtgtgaggcaagttgggcatccgaatcggcattattttccatcattttcttgaacatattttcaatacaccccatctcattgtttgaagaacttggaccatgggaaggataaggaggcgggttgctcagttgttgatatatcaggggcctttgaaaacctgacccccagttgccttgattgttacccccccccccccaaatttccttgattattgccactccaatttccttgatagttgttgttatgccaattcccttgattgttgtcaccactccaatttccttggttgttagaattccagttgccttgattattttgaggtcgccattgttgttggtttgggccttggaatttGTTTccttgcccttgaaagttgttcatatatatcacctcctcttcttgttaattgtaagaatcatcttgatcaaaatcACTATCCTCTtacacataattctccactcaattttgcacttgtggaccttggtccttcttttgtttaccatcatgttcaccccttccataGAATTAACTTGCTTAGTATATTGCACTTGTTGGAGTTGATCCTTTGctaattgattcatggtggtagtcaattcggtgatggcttgcccatggtcatgcaactcatTGTGAAGGTGGATAACATTCGGATCACCTTATGGAACATTTTCCCAGGATTGCCACTCCAATAAtgtttccgccatttcatctaataTCTCACACGCCTACacataaggca of Nicotiana tomentosiformis chromosome 7, ASM39032v3, whole genome shotgun sequence contains these proteins:
- the LOC138896245 gene encoding uncharacterized protein, which translates into the protein MKSLSINVPLVEALEQTPRYAKFMKDLVTKNRSMNFDTIKVTHQVSSIVHIMARKLEDPGAFTIPCTIGSAEFTKALCGLVASINLMAHSVFKTLGIGKPRATSMRLKMADRTMKIPLGVIEDVLVRVDKFILLTDFVILDCVVDYEMPIILGRPFLATGKAFCDVESGELTFWVGDEKVVFHVCKSMRQPNSNEVDSTLEVQQKRKRAVGWNLADIRRISPAFCMHKINFEEGAKPSIENQRSLNEAM